The stretch of DNA TCACACGATGCTCCAAGCCTCGAAGCATGTATTCGAGGAGATTGGCAGTCTCCGCACGATTTGCGAAGATGATGGTCGTCTTCTCTACATTTGCTGGAGTTCCAAGAAGAACATGCAAATATTTCTCCTTGTGCAGTACATTGACGAGTTGGTACGTCTGATGCAGAGTCGGGGGGATTGCCAGCGAATCGATGTCGACCTCAGATATGAATGGTGGCAAGCGTCCTAGCGACGATTAGCCACTATCATCACAGTACGAAGAGTCTGAACGTATTGCAAGGTAAAGCAGAGCGAATAACCTACCATTCTCTCGGGGCGACTCCTTCAATGCTCTAACCTCTGGTGTAACAGTGGCAGTGAACAACAGGGTTTGTCGCTTCGCAGCGCTGGGTACAGCATCCAGACACCTTTCGACATCTCTGAGCATACTCCCTTTCCCTGATTGCAGCAGCCGGTCTGCCTCATCGAATACGACGAACTTGACTTTCCTAAAACCTTTGATAGTGTCCTCGCCACTGTTGAGTACGTGATCCGCTAATCGTCCAGGAGTAGCGATTACGACATGCGGACGCTTTTCCAGCTCGATGGCCTGCTTTCGCATCTCAGCTCCACCAGTGACAAGTACTGACCGGATTCCCTGGTTGCCTCCTATAGCTTGAATTTGTTCGTAGATCTGAAGGGCCAATTCCCGCGTGGGGGTCAGAATCAATGCGAAGATGCCAGACGGCTCTTTTGACCATTGCTGTAGTATTGGTAGGGAGAATGCGATCGTCTTTCCACTGCCAGTGCGGCTACCGCCGATGCAGTCTCGTCCAGCTAGAATTTGAGGTATTGTAGACTTCTGAATGCGCGTCGGATGAGAAATGGATAGATTTTTCAGGGATTGGATTAGCCATGGCGATACGCCGAGATCCGTGAAGGTAAGTGGCTCATTGTCGTCCATGGAATCCTGAATGGACTGTAAAGTGCTGCCATTGTTTTCAGTTTTCTGATAGGATGTCGCATCTGGTCTCGGATCCGCAGtagtcttcttcttgatgcgGGATAAGCCCTCTTGTATAACTACAGCTGGTGGTACTTGTtggtcctcatcgtcagacAGACGTCGCCTCTTGCTCGGCCGGTCGGTAGTATCGAAGTCGTCCATTTTGCACTACGATGTATGAGGTTTGTCTGTACAGTAAGTGGCAGTTGAAGAAAGTGATTTCGCTGCCACGAGACGAGCCCTGCAGCTGGTCGGCCCGCCGAACCTTGTTCGACAATTTTCCAGCTTGCATGCAAGCCATACACAATACAGCTTCATACCATCTCTGGCATATCAATTGTTGCCGAACAACATGCCTCGCCCcgcgaagaagcaaaagctGGAGTTCAGCGACAGCGAAAGCGATGCGGGTGTCCAGCTCACGGGAAGCGAAGGCTTCAAAATCAACGAGGCATATGCCGCGCGATTTGAGCACAACAAGAAGCGGGAAGAAAAGCAACGATTGGAAGAGAAAtatggcagcggcagcggtgTGGGAAGCAAGCGAAGGTttgatgacgacgaggacgatgatgaggactcGAGTTccgacgaagaggaggacgacgatgcagAGCTGGCCGACGAGCGTGTCGATGCTGAGATCGCAGACGTGATCCAAGCCATCCGGAATAAGGATCCCAGGGTGAAAGATCCCAATGCAAAATTCTTCCAGGATTTCGATCCCGAGAAGACCATGTCGAAACGGGACGAGAAGCCAATGACACTGCACGATTACCAGCGGGAGAGACTGCTCGCCGGCGATGTAGGGGAAGATGGGGAAGAGGCTGGAGCACCGGTACAGACCTACCAGCAAGAGCAGGATGAGATGCGCCGAAAGCTCGTCGGTCAAATGCATGCTGCCGCAGAGCATGCGCAGCCGAGCGACGAtgagagcgacgacgacggagACGACATGCTTGTTCGCAAGAAAAAGAGCAGGCACGAGGACTTGCCTAGTGCAACGACGAAGTCGAAGCAAAAAGTCGCAATCACAGAGCAGGATGTGAACAATGCCGACAAGGATCCGGAGACATTCCTGTCCAACTTCATGGCAGCTCGAGCCTGGCTGCCCAATGAAGGGGCTCGCTTCCAGCCGCTGGAATCCGACGATAGTGAGGACGACCAGAGAGCTGAGGAGTACGAGAATCTTTACAATTTGCGCCACGAAGATCCGACAGCGAATGAGAAGTTGAAATCGTTCTCGCGTGATGTGGGCAAATATGGCGTccgaagagaagagaagacagGACGCGCTCGGCAAAGAGAACGCGAGAGGGAAGCAAAGGAACTTGCCAAGCGACAGCGCGATGAAGAGAAGGCGCGGTTACGGAAACTCAaggtcgaagaagcagaagagaaaGTCAAGCGCATCAAGGAGGCAGCTGGCCTACAAGGCAAAGAGCTTGACCTCGAGCAATGGCGAGATGTGATCGAAGGCGAATTCGACGACGAAAAGTGGGAGCAAGAGATGAAACGCCGCTTCGGAGAAGACTACTACGCCCAAGACGAGGCTGGATCgagcgatgaagacgaagcaacTGGATCTCGGAAGGCCCGCAAGCCCAAGAAACCCAAATtcgacgacgacatcgacatcaacgacatcatACCTGACTTTGACGCCGAGCTCGAACCACATGTCACCTTGaccgatgacgaagacgacgagggcGGAGCGCCTCTTCCACAGGACTCCGACGAGGATATGCCTGATGTCGACGAGCCATCG from Cercospora beticola chromosome 1, complete sequence encodes:
- the DBP8 gene encoding Putative RNA helicase, coding for MDDFDTTDRPSKRRRLSDDEDQQVPPAVVIQEGLSRIKKKTTADPRPDATSYQKTENNGSTLQSIQDSMDDNEPLTFTDLGVSPWLIQSLKNLSISHPTRIQKSTIPQILAGRDCIGGSRTGSGKTIAFSLPILQQWSKEPSGIFALILTPTRELALQIYEQIQAIGGNQGIRSVLVTGGAEMRKQAIELEKRPHVVIATPGRLADHVLNSGEDTIKGFRKVKFVVFDEADRLLQSGKGSMLRDVERCLDAVPSAAKRQTLLFTATVTPEVRALKESPRENGRLPPFISEVDIDSLAIPPTLHQTYQLVNVLHKEKYLHVLLGTPANVEKTTIIFANRAETANLLEYMLRGLEHRVTALHSGLAHEDRVNNLARFRAKAARILVATDVASRGLDIPDVGLVINYDLPRNPDDYIHRVGRTARAGRRGVSISLVGQRDVELVKAIEERVGEEMVQYEEEKVSIETRVIKEALNVVGDMKREAMLAIEEGRDVKGKRKHGAVNALRASKKKKAA
- a CDS encoding uncharacterized protein (BUSCO:EOG09262POL); this encodes MPRPAKKQKLEFSDSESDAGVQLTGSEGFKINEAYAARFEHNKKREEKQRLEEKYGSGSGVGSKRRFDDDEDDDEDSSSDEEEDDDAELADERVDAEIADVIQAIRNKDPRVKDPNAKFFQDFDPEKTMSKRDEKPMTLHDYQRERLLAGDVGEDGEEAGAPVQTYQQEQDEMRRKLVGQMHAAAEHAQPSDDESDDDGDDMLVRKKKSRHEDLPSATTKSKQKVAITEQDVNNADKDPETFLSNFMAARAWLPNEGARFQPLESDDSEDDQRAEEYENLYNLRHEDPTANEKLKSFSRDVGKYGVRREEKTGRARQREREREAKELAKRQRDEEKARLRKLKVEEAEEKVKRIKEAAGLQGKELDLEQWRDVIEGEFDDEKWEQEMKRRFGEDYYAQDEAGSSDEDEATGSRKARKPKKPKFDDDIDINDIIPDFDAELEPHVTLTDDEDDEGGAPLPQDSDEDMPDVDEPSQKKRKTKKDREKEKADAKRVARKERAKLEEMIDSALPLDHPTLTTAASHKTPVTGFRYRETSPTSFGLSARDILFADDTALNQYAGLKKMAAFRDQEKKQRDKKRYSKKQRLKQWRKETFGTPDEPTGGFERILGNLGDQVSTGANHVSVGDTAQSSSNVKEGTRKKKRKNKKAKTTA